The Cryptomeria japonica chromosome 9, Sugi_1.0, whole genome shotgun sequence DNA segment GGGACTTCAGTCCTTCCAAATGTCTTGGGATTTCCAGTAATCAGTGCCCCAAAGACTATCATCACTAGTAGTACTCTCCATATAAAATTGACTGCAGTCATGGCTTTGATCATCTTCCTGAAGCACAACCTCTTTCACTTTACTGGGTTCTCCAATCTCTTCTTTCACTATATTTGTTGAAGTTGAATCAGCCTTAATGTTCTCAATACTAGTGCTGGCTCCCATACTGCAGCTCAGGCTGTGAACCTGGATCATTAGAATTGGAACAACAAAGCCACCCTTAGAAACTTTCAGTGCATTTGTAAATAAGTTTTATAACACATCTACTCAAGTTATTTTAATATTCACAAAAGCCCATTAAAAATACAGTTGTACATATCCGAAAAACAATCACATGGAATCTATGCATGTAATGGAAAGGAAGGAAAATGACTTGATTGCATAGAAGTTTTTTGTTTCAACATTTCTGATCacatttcatcattcatcattaggatgatagagagcataaggagattCTCTCTATCATCCTGTCTTTATgctctatcatcctgatgatggattgcAAAATGTTGACGCAAGAAACACTCATGTAATCAAATTCAGAAGCAGCATACAGACAGTCTCATAGATTGTAGAAATCTACTAacattaaagaaagaaaaaaaaaagtaatataaaataataaaaaaatattacattcTAAACTCTCACATTACAGTGGGTGAAAGGGACTGTAGAATGAGATTAGAATCTAGGTTTTTAATACTTTCTAATTCCATCAtctcaatgaaataataaaggatttCAAACTGTACATCTTTATAAAATAGCCCCTTAAAGATATACTGTTAATGCAATATTGATGTCTCaccaaaaaaacatataataattaattaattcccatCGACTCCTGGGCCCAAATTAAGAATTCAATGTGTATTTCTGGCATCCAATAGATCCCAGATGTCTATGGTAAAGTCATAAGGAAACTTCTTTCTTCCATCAGTCCCATCTCTTCTAAAATTCTGAAGTTTAATTACTGTTTCCTCTATCTAGCTGGCCGTATATTGTAGTAAGGTGAAGCTACTGCCACGATGATAACTTTATTTAGATCACTGTTGTTCCTTGAGGGAAACAAAGTGCATTTATAACTCATTCTATTACTAGAAGTGCATTCCCAGTACATCTAATAAGATGATGGGTGAGATTGTTTAAAAACTTGTCTATGCTTAGGATCATATTTTTTTACTCTTATATGCTGTTAGTGGCATGTTGAACTGGTTGTTTCCGGACTATTTTATTATACTTTAAGTATCAAAAACATCTGAAATAACAAACTACATCTTATAAGTTTGCTTCACTGCTAATAGAGGGTTGGTACAATCTGATTGTAAACACATTCAAAATGTTTAAATAACATGGTTCAAGTTCTTCTATCTGATCTTTTTTCTACTGCATACAATACATTCTAGTTTTTCTTAAGCTACTTAACTGAACTCAATAGCATTTTGATGGTTTCTAATGATGTAAAGTGCCTGGAACCCTGTTTTccctttttaatatattaaaaatatggtGGAGAAAAGTGTTTAAGACTAAGCAAAAGAAGATCaaatgaaatttatgtatatattctCACATCAATTAAGTTTCCTTTTCATACCATTGATTGCTGTATTTTCATCCAAGAACATTTTTGTTCAGATTTTTTTAAGATAATTTATCAGAAGATGAGAAAAAAAAACACAGATATATACCCATGGTTTTCTGTTTACATCATTTACAGTTTTTTTTTCACTATTGTTTAACTACTGGGTGTAGTAATTTCATCCTACAAAACACCAAATTCCAAGGATACCATCATAGCCAAACTCTAATTCCTTAACCTCTACAATATAAATAAGCAAATTTAAACTGTGTGATATCTTTTTATCATCAACCTTTCGGATCATACtgcatgatccatcatcaaaatgaaaGAATTGATTAGATAAAAAAATGGTGAGCTAAAAAACAATGGTTTTTACTGCATATTGAGCTAGAAAGCCACATTTCATATACCCAGCTATCTAAATAAACTGGGTTGTGCTCCTACTAAACTTTATTATTGGGTGTGGTTTCTTTCATTCGACAAAAACATTACTCTAAAGGGGAAAAATTCATTATCAGAGCATTTGATTCCTTCACATGTAATGCACAAACAAACCAATATGAACCATGGTTAAAGAAAGCTTAAATTTACCTCAGACTTGAGCTTCTTGTTCTCTTGAATAAGATTATCATAGTCTGTTTTGAGAATTTCATAGTCTTGCTTTAGAACAACAAAATTTCTCTCCAGCTGTTTGTTCTTAGACCTCACTCTCCTGTTCTGAAACCACACAGCAATTTGCCTTGGCTCTAGCCCCAATACTCTTGCCAAGTGCATCTTCTTCTCTTGTTCAAGCTTGCCTTCCTCTTCATCAAAGTTCATCTCAAGTATTCTCACCTGATCTACAGTTAACCTCCTCTTACTTTCTCCCATAATCAGAATGCATCTATTGGAAGTCTGATCTTGCCATGCCATAGATACGAGTCAGCTGTCAAGTCTTCCCCATGAATATTTATGGTACTGATTACCAGCCTCAAGCATGATAAAAGAAAAGCAGGCCTGTACAACTTCTTCCACTCTTATATACGTGACCATCTTTTTTGATGTTTGAAAGAGACAAACAAAACACTTTCTTATCGCCTTTATTCTTTGTGGGTTGTCTGCAAAACACTACTCTACTAGGTCGTTCATATTGGCCTCCAGTAAAAAGGTCACCTAACCTGCTTTACATCTTCCCCAATTACAACTGTGCAGGTAACTTGAATACAAAATGTCACTACTGTACTTGCACAAGTTAATGAAGCTGGTACATGGGTCCCTAAAATGAAAGATTCCTAAAGCATATAATTTCATTTTCAGGTTTCCCTTTTCCTCCCTCTGCATGTGAAGTCAATGTCATGTCATACAACACACTGAAAAATTCTACATCCACATTAAACACTTTGCATGTTTGTCAAAGATTGATTTGACATCAAAAGAGCAGTTAAATTTCATCATACATGCATGTTTCCCATGTTATTTGTCTGTGATGCAATACACCTTCAACTTTTTGAATTCAATTAAAACATGCCAACCTGTACTGCTAAAATCTTTGTGCTTTATATTCTGCTCACTGTCTACtcacaaattgatttatttaagatTTGATCCTTGAAAAACACAATCACAACAGTGATTTTTTTCAAACCTGTGAAGAAAGGCATCAATGAAATGGACACATATACTTTCACACATTCCAATAATGTCTTATATTGACCGTTTATTATAATTGATATAATTATTTGAAACTGTCCTCTATGTATAAATAGAAATATATACATATCAGTGTTTTCTACTCTGTTTCGATGTTGAATTTATATCTCCCAGTCCCTTTCAATGCTGAATTCCTGTCTTGTATTCCTTTTAATTACTTAACATCTATGTTTTATGTAATATAATTGCCCAGACATAGAAACCAGcgatttattataatttaaaatgttggattttgaatgtCTGATTATTAGCAAAGCTGGACATCCATGTTGCCATATGATTATCAAGATATACAAATCAgtatttttcatttcttttcaatgtCATGTTTAGCTTTCCAAACTCTTTTAGATGTTGGATTTGGATTTTTCAATCCTTTTCAATGTTGGACTTGGATTTGCAtgttatttgtaaatgttttattttgaatattaaatattgttaaaacaaaatatatatatatatatatttggtcgATAATAGGCAGAGCCAGGAAAATAtattgattttaaagaaaatttacAAAAGAAACCATAGATTTCTACAATGACCCAGTAGGGCATCAAAACTGTAGACATAACATTATGTCCATGAGCATGCACAGAAGGAGAAAACCACATCCATAGCCCTGAATTTATCTAAACTCAGAGTGGGATTAGCTGCTGATTACAAACCATTTATCATTTTCAGATGAAATCTATAAAAGCTTTATCAAAATTTATAAGTCTAGACATCGTTATAGTTTCATTTAGAAGATTTAGATTAACAGAGAAAATCAAAAGAAGAGCCAACTATGTGCTCTGTAACAGCCTCAAAAAATGTCTGAAACCtatctgtttattttattttttatttagttttatgtTCAACTTGAGAAAAAGTCTTGATGCATTTATATAACTATTTTTATATAATTAATGATTAGATAAAATTAAGTtgattaaaagatgactttatgtatcaagtttgatatTTGATTTTAATGATAACATGttaaaaatgatagattgaagttCAAACCTGAACTAGTGGAGTATCAATTGGTGAAAGAAAAATGACAATATACTCAAGAGCTATAAGTAATGTAATTCCCAACCAAGGAACCCCCGAGGATATGAACTAAAAGACATAAGTAAAATTGGAATAATTTTATTTGAAACATTTAAGTTAAATGTATGCAATAGATAGAAGTTCAATAGTCCAAACCTCACACTTATGACAACTCGTCAACATGTGACTATGCACAAGAGGAAGACTTAAACCGCAAACTGTCTACCGAGCATAGCGGAAGACTCAACACACCTAAGACAAGGTATACAAAGTGGTTAGGCAGACACAAGACCCCTCAACAAGTTACAAGACTCTCCTAAAAAAACTAAGCCTTATCCTAGGCCCTAGGTGCAATGATCAACCTCCTACAAGTTCCAACAATCTCACTCATGACACATGTGGGACACCTCATAGGTTCCCTAGATAATCCAAGCCCTAAATAACAACATTGATGAGGTCAAACTGCCCTTTTGGGGCTCCAAAACTTCTACCGAACAAGGTCACTAGACAAGGGCACCCACAAGGGACTATGGTGCCCTATCAGGACACTAGCATGCTAGAGGGACATTAGTGTGACACACCATTGTCCTTTAGGCACATTTTAGCCTACTGAACATGCTAGTCTCCAATTTGGGTGCTAGTGTCCTTGGCAACTGTAATGgtgaaatattagggtttccaccactagatgtagtagaaaccactaattttaggcttaggtaccactacattaaagaggaGTGAACCCAAGAGATCTATCCACAAATCAACTTAAGGATGAGAATTTTATTGGATTTACTGGGTCACAAGTTGACtatcctcttttaagttgaattgttgaaatgttgaaattagggtaaatatcttggaaataaattaattatgcgcaaacaatgagctatagtcatcaGATCGAACCACAAAACTAGATCTGAGTAATATAAGAGCATTCAAACCTATTCCCAAAAGAAGCTCCTGATTTGTCAGGACCAGAATGCCCGTCACTCTAGTCCTCTGCACATTTTGTTGTCCAAAAGGGAACTTGTTAGTCTATGTAAATAAAGAAaattctgaagatcacaactttGTACCTACTCCTGGGCACACAAGAGAAGGggaatatgttgggaataggggtttacctaagtcaaaccccagtttaggactTAACCTTAAATGAAATTCtacaaataatgaaataaataatggaaagatatacatcagatctgcaattgttgataatgatggtttgtttcttgaatgtaatcacatatgttgtatgtgttagaataactggtggacaactgagaggggggggtgaatcagttgtcaacatattatattaatcaaaccactttataacctttaaccattaacacaatgcaaccataccacataacaccatgatttgtacgtggaaaaatcgataaaaggaaaaaccacggtgggaagcctacccacaatcagatgatacttctatagaaagtatgtgatacaataaggggcttgcacatgcaagaaggcacactgtctagagcgtactcctcattacaaaggagtctcactgactacaaagaggttataaccacctcaatataattggacaacaatctagaagaatgaactgccagtgatagcatctaccatgcctaattacagtcccggttaagctcaatactggaggcctttgacctcttacataaacccaattcaatcacctgtgatcgaccaaatctccttcgcatatgatttttcattccatgaccatgaccatgatctacaatgagatcttacatcaatttatacaaaccctaaggcctaaacctattaggtcggccacctaaaagatattacaataagatcattacatacatccatattacaatgatatgccatgttggctttagaccaaaacaacattaaccaatccataaatcatcctggtaatgtgtagagaacacgttacatgatactggtccataacctagataggtatcggacctaatTTGGATCCACCACggcaaagcgatgtctccaataattcgaggcatgatcaaggatcaccttctacatcctgaattccatctagaagccgcaccaccacttatgcatcttgtcaaagattctcaataaaagctttgccgataaaaccttaaacccttaccgatataggcttactagagtgtatgatatcatatgatcatcaagtcaataccaactaaccaaaacatactcctgaaaaatcaaaccaaacatattccattgatccaaacatgttgatagtatccaactgatagtcccttctaccggtaacactagttcttctaccggtaaccaaaatttgtttgtcggtaaccaatcataatagctagtgttgacatcaatgacaaaacatcaatgcaacacataatcaattccttcatattgccaacagtatgaaatggcatgaacatgacaaaaccctaatcacacacacatgcttgcatatgaatgatgtaatttttctccacaatagttgaatgaagaatatgcagccttgaagatctttgaaaatgcttgataatgaatgcatgAACACTTGATTGATAGCTTGAATGGATTGATTGTTAGGATggaattaggttgatcaaatgtctttatataggcgATCTTAGGCCAATTTactgattaggctgacctccaatggtcatgttgaGCTACCAATTTCATTTCCCATCAGAGCTCGATAGGGACCATCTCACACTTTAAAAATAAGGCCTAACCAAGGAGGACTAGGGCACTATTACCTTGATCCTCCTCAATCAGAGAAATCAATAAGGCCTAGGGAGAAGGATGTCCCAGGGCACTAGCACCCTGGTCTTCCTCAATCAGGGACCTCAATAAGCCCTAGGGAGAAGGATGTCCCTCTAGGAAATAAGTTGGTAGGTGCACATGACATCAGAAATAGAGTTAACACATTGAATGAAactagataggagatgagggggagacagGCTAAAGTAGAGGCACAAACTTGAGGTTTGAATTGTCCTAgtgacaatttacgacactacaacaaccttgtctcacattatcatcctttttttcATGTTGGTGACTTAGCTAGTGCACAAAGAGAGGTTGGGGTAAGGTCTCATTGACACCATGTATGCATTAGAGTAGACAAAACATCTTGGGAATGCTCAAGGAACACAAAAGTGTCAAAATAGACTAGGGGACATAGTGGACAAACTACTCTCAGATACTagtcatcatgaacaaacacaaggAGTGGACGAGGAAGGAGACAAACACATCCACAACACTCTAAGCTTCATCCCTAAGCTAAAGCACACCAAGAGCCATGAAAAACAACACATGGGGAGTTTACAACACTTCACTAGATGTTTTTAGAGTGCCCCAAATGGGTCTAAATCCACTTGAATCCTTACAAGGCTTCATGAGAAAAATGAGAGGGGACTACAACACCCTCCAAGACAACACAAGACACTACTAGATTCATTTTAAGCCCAACTCAAATATTCCTAATCGCATTACTAAATTACAACATTCAACACAAGGAAAGAAAGATTATCAAATCATGTCTGATACCAACATCGACACACCCAAATCTAATTTAACTCATTTCCATTATCATGTGTTTACATCATCCTTCATGAGGAGTGTTCAATATAAAATTACAACATTACAATGCCTTGATTTCAATATACATATAGTTTACATTTTGAATGAAATGGAATGACTTGAAAGAATAAGAGAGAAAGAAGGATAGTGTGTACTCAATGCTAATCCTCAAAAGTGAAGTGCACTAGTTCCCATCGGTGATTTACAATGCTACTCAACCATGTGGAATCCTTAGGTCTAGCCCACCATGCTCATAGTGTTGAATGTTCTAATgcacaagacaactgagaggggggattgaATTAGTTGTACAAATAAATCTTAAAACTATTCCCTTAAATCAGATTCGCAACAACTTAACTTTACagaaagatatgagcatgaaaacTAGAGCATGCCAAACACAATGAAACACCAGATTTTATGTGGCAAAccctattaagggaaaaaccattgacAATGCTATTCTCAACATATGAACACCTATTAGTGTGACattgattaaggtgatttttacaaagaaaggctcactgccaaaggCTCATTGCCAAAGGGCTCATTGcctgagagaaagaaagaaagagaggctCACTATTGGAGGGCTCACTACcagaatgaagaagaataaaagcaAAATAATCCACCACTGATGCACTTTTGCTACTGTAATATTTGTAGATACCTTCGGTTCATTGCTTctggtagctaacacatgaaagttcACACTATGCAACACTTTCACCAATTCAAACAACACTCATCAAACAATCAAGGAGATAGATCCTTTTTCACACACCTTCATCACACTTCACTTTCTTTCACAACACCCATACATGTTCATCCTCTCTTCACACAAACCtctatttatatcatcctcacatatgcaaAGTCTCCCAAGGTTGGCTAAGCATCTTAACCGAACATAATTCAAATCAGATTGGCACTAAACATTCTTGCGGTGGAAaataatgtaaagtggaccacaacacatcttaattgagaccaaaataaacatcaaacatgttatacaatgatccataatcatcaaagcaataatatGAAGTGTAAACACTTGAGGCCgaccaaacctagagtaaacaccattgAAATTTGAAACCATGCTTCTGAAACCCAAGAACACATGCCAACTTAGAAATAGAACAAAGCTAAGGACATTATCTATTTAACTCCAAAACTGCAACACCACAAACCATAACGCTAGGAAATGTGGAGCATACATTTCATATGAAAACACTATCAAACATATTGGTAAATGTAACTTCCTTAGCACAACAATCTGgagaaccaaatctagaatataacatctctaaacatttcttaacaacatatccaaactacatgaatatatgTATGATATAGAAGATATGTAAAGAAAAAATCTTAGCATAACTGCACAAAGAACTCAACATGAATCATACCAACTAGTCACTAATGATAAccaaagtatgttgacatcaatgacaacacattaatagCTCATTTTGATCAACTTTGCAACACATGGAGATAGTCAAATGACCCAAATACTTATGCAATGAAGACACATGGGGATAGATAGGCTTACACATaccatacatcaagcatacatggTATACAATATCATATAAGAAATATCCACAATTAAGAGAGTGTTATTTACATATATCCAAATTGGATTTCTACTCAATCTGTTAggtcccgggaaggacaactgagaggggtggggggtgaatcagttgtgaaccaattgtcaataaattgtaatccaaatgcaagttattccaatttaaacttaatgccagtaaaccaaacttaagtgctggTAAAACTAATTAATAGATATAGTTGTActagtttaacttaatgcatgaaacataaagagaaacaacatccacaacacataacacagagattttgacgtggaaacccaataagggaaaaaccacggtgggaaaccttacccacaaacagatgatactactgcagatagtatgtgtatacaaatggggtctgcacatgcagaaagaccaacttcctagagctcactactcaatcacaaattaggagtcacactaactacacaataggatggttaaatccaatggtaatgtattgctcaaaatagcatctgcaatgctggattcagtaccggttaagatctgaacatgagtgtcaaaacaccttcataaccttccttcaaccttcgaataatgtctgcatgattcgcacaaggatctatttatttttgctcttcaataatcgaacacactcataccatatcctatatcccgatcttcaataagatcttacaatcatttatacaaaacctaagaccaaatgaataggtcggctcactaaagatattacatttaaatcaattacaaataagtcttgatgggatacaacatgttggctcaatacatttaccaaaataaccaatcaataaacaatctccatgatgtgtcatgctgatctggaatagataacatgtaccggttcataacctagacttatatgccggtaaaggcaaatctatcaatccgattagaccaataagaaaaacaccaaatccaaacttccaatccatgtcctcgacataaccaaatgatctccaagataTCATtactatcggtgaacaatataacttgctggtgaacacataccggtgactgtgtataagccactaaccatactagtgaacataatgtaaacctccaagaagacaagtgttgacatcaatgacaaaaccaatgcaacacatgacaaagtcgtccataataccaacaatctccccctttggcattgatggcaacactagatggaaaaacatctaagtgccaaaaacaaaatgccaaaaccaATATAcgaatcaatctcccaaagatagagcaatacaaagttttgtaatagaaacaaaaaccaaaaccaaaatacatatatccaaagagtatatctctccctcaatgaataatctctccccaaaggaataatgttttccatagatatctctccccctttgacatcaaatgccaaagcagttaagaattcaaaacttcaCATTCTACCAACTACTCTTCCGGAGAAGTAGCTCTGctccatcaaagatggaaaaatatttttctattagctcctttcagtttgatgccaatcttcaatatCTAAGTCTTTGCTGGTGGGGAAAttactccaagtttctctctgagatattcaaatgtttccttaggcaaaggctttgtaaagatatctacaattttctctttagtattcacataaaccaatttcacttcatttgcttcaacattctctttcagaaaattgtacttaatagaaacatgttttgtcttagagtgaaataccaaattctttgatatatcaattgctgctgaattatctcAATAAATGATTgttggttcttttcattttacctttatatccttcaacatttgcttaatccataatacttgagtgcaattagttgctggtGAAACATATTCTGATtgtactgttgataatgatgtacaagtctgcttcttactgatccatgaaatcaatctactaccaagaaagaatgcaccactagtggtactctttctgtcatctacatcacctgcccagtttgcatcgatgtaagaacataaatcaaaaaatttatctttaggataccataaaccaagatttgttgtgccttgtaggtaccagaaaatccttttaactgttggttcatgattttctttaggattgatttgaaaccttgaaacaatacatactgcattcattacatcaggtcttatttgtgtcaaatacagtaatcctccaatcatagatttgtaccttgtcggattcataggagctaaatcatcattcaatgtcaatttatcagttgtagtcataggagtacttaccagtttggaattttccataccaaatttcttcaaaagttccttcaagtactttgtttgacatatgaatatacatttatctatttgtgaaatttgcaaacctaaaaagaattgtatctctccaatcatagacatttcaaattctttttgcatctgattagcaaagtccttacataatccatcttcacctccaaaaatgatatcatctacaaagactacaataaccaaaatataatcattggtaactttgtaattgttggcatatgatgaaccgacatgttgatatgatgataatgtatgttgtcattgatgtcaataagtgtaagtgaagcAGTATGCAAATTGGAAGAAggtggtgaaccggtatgaagaaatgtagtgaaccggtgtcgaggtttcactgagtgtgactacctattggtagtctcagctctagggtttttggtttggaaatctcgcttgtgtgatgcaaccgatgacattctgtgttaagttagctaagagatgaagatgagatcatgatgccacatcagctttgtgcacatgaagtatttccttgaagatcttgcatgagaagatcgactacattaaatctctacctcgggaatgaacattcttcttagcggtatgagaagaaagcgtgatgagttactgatttctatgtatgGTGAAGAATAGACAATGCAGATtgccttgtgatctatttgaaattgtattgctctatgcaaagtgtttggatggtcaggattggactgcttgtattctaaacctaaaatgcttagggtttagggtttatgctaccgacctaattgttgtctataaggtcgatgatgttttttattgtaagttgttggaaaatgttgtgtgtgtatctgagtgatgagatacttgccagaccagtaagagaaaactgcagagtgtgattgcagaagtagaggaattgaaaaggatctgccttagcatatagtgttgttatcagatcaaagctttaccttttgtcttctaaccatttcaacaaaaggaaaatccctttgccgagtagctttaataggcttactataaatcctctaactaggtgactcaagttcattgagttcttcaaatcctctagcaaggtaacctttaatagggtttcaacctttaacatggtatatagccatcccttaattgagtgat contains these protein-coding regions:
- the LOC131046980 gene encoding homeobox-leucine zipper protein HAT5; translated protein: MAWQDQTSNRCILIMGESKRRLTVDQVRILEMNFDEEEGKLEQEKKMHLARVLGLEPRQIAVWFQNRRVRSKNKQLERNFVVLKQDYEILKTDYDNLIQENKKLKSEVHSLSCSMGASTSIENIKADSTSTNIVKEEIGEPSKVKEVVLQEDDQSHDCSQFYMESTTSDDSLWGTDYWKSQDIWKD